One Eurosta solidaginis isolate ZX-2024a chromosome 5, ASM4086904v1, whole genome shotgun sequence DNA segment encodes these proteins:
- the LOC137252172 gene encoding uncharacterized protein: MDLKSTYTSQIFELLFSFFMLPKIPFIKQQWLEACEVREETFPKCPYVWSEHFAPTDISNSGNKIVLLKSAVPRNERQDCGEVFEQEEYLDEYIEFMEGQNKTTTCDATNGISWKVKGKYNTSISTQTG; encoded by the exons ATGGATTTGAAATCAACATATACTAGtcaaatatttgaattattattttcgtttttcaTGTTACCAAAAATTCCGTTTATAAAACAACAATGGCTCGAAGCATGCGAAGTAAGGGAAGAAACCTTTCCCAAATGTCCTTACGTTTGGTCCGAACATTTTGCTCCAACGGACATAAGTAATAGTGGGAATAAAATTGTTCTTTTAAAAAGTGCAGTACCGCGAAATGAACG TCAAGACTGTGGCGAAGTTTTCGAACAGGAAGAATATTTAGATGAGTATATTGAATTTATGGAAGG ACAAAACAAGACAACAACATGCGATGCAACAAATGGGATCTCATGGAAGGTTAAGGGGAAATATAATACCTCTATCAGCACACAAACAGG CTAG